ACTCGTAGGCGGCGGGGGCGGTGAGCGCGGCGACCTGGTTGAGGTCGGCGCCGGCGGAGAAAAAGTGCTGGTTGCCGGTGATGATGAGGGGCGCTGGCGCGCGTTGCAGGCCTTCGAGCGCAGTGGTCAACGCAAGGACGGCCGCGCGCGAGAGCCGGTTGGTCTCGCCCTCCGTTATGCGCAGCAGTGTGGCTCCGCCAGCGCGCGTTTGGATGTCTACCAGGTGTGCCACTGGCGGCAGCCTAAATGCACGCGCGATGCGCGGCAACTCCGGTATCCTTCTTTCCGTGCAGGTGCGCGTGCTTTTCTTCGGGATGTTGAAAGATATCGCCGGCGGCGGCGAGCAGCGGCTCACGCTCGCGGACGGTGCGCGCCTTGCCGACGCGCTGGCCGAATGCGAGCAGCAATGGCCGAAGCTCACCGACTACCTCGCGGCCACCGCCGTCGCCATCAACCAGGAGTTCGCGCCGGTGGAGAGCCGATTGAAGGATGGCGACGAGATCGCCTTGCTGCCTCCGGTCTCCGGAGGCGCGCCGCCGAAGGCGCCGCCTGGCGAACCACTGGTACGCATGCAGCGCGAGCGCATCGTGCCGCACGACATCGTTCCCAAGCTGGAGCGTCCGGAGGATGGCGCGGTCGTTATTTTTGACGGCATAGTTCGAAATCATTCGCGCGGACGCGAGACGAAGTATCTGGAGTACGACGCCTACGAGCCGATGGCGCTCAAGCAGTTAGAGCAGCTGGCGGCGGAGGCGCGGCAGAAGTTCGCCATCCGCAATGTGGCCATCGTCCACCGGTTGGGGAAGCTCGAGATCGGAGAGTCGAGCGTGCTGATCGTTGTGTTCTCAGCGCACCGCGCTGCGGCCTTCGAAGCCTGCCGCTGGCTGATCGACACGCTGAAGCAGACCGTGCCCATATGGAAGAAGGAGTTCTTCGCGGACGGCGCGGTGTGGGCCCCCGGCGAGGCGTTCCCGGAAGCGATCCCAACTGCCGGAAAGGGCGCGAAATAGAGCGCAAAAGGGCGATCGGAGTGGCCGATCGACTGCCAGTTGCATCTAAATCTCCAATCCACCAACTCATAATGAAGACCTGCGAATGAAAACCTGCCGCCATTTCGCTGTTGCTACAGTTCTGCTCGCGCTGGTGCTGCCGGGCGTCGCGCAAAATGACGCTCCGGACGGCGCTCAAAACAACACCCAAGACAGCGCCCCGCAAAGCAACAGTCAGGGCAACCCTCCCGCCGTCTACACCCAGAAGACGGAAGAACAAAAAGGCGACCCGCAGCCCACCTTCAAAGTGGACGTGAAGCTGGTGAACGTCTACGTGACGGTGACGGACGCGCACGGCGCGCCGGTCGGCGGCCTGGTGAAGGATGACTTCCGGCTCGCCGAAGATGGCGTGCCGCAGGACATTCGCGTCTTCGCCAAGGAATCGGAGCTGCCCCTCTCCATCGTGCTGGCCGTCGATTCCAGCCTCTCCGTCCGCACCAGCCTGAAGCTGGAGCTGGAGTCGGCGCGGCGCTTCATCCACGAGATCATGCGCCGGCAGGACGCACTCTCGCTCTACCAGTTCTCCGAGCAGGTGGACGAGCTTGTCCATTTCACTTCGGACCTGCGCACCATCGACCGCGGCATCGACCGCGTGCATGTGGGCTCGGCGACCGCACTGTTTGACGCCGTGTTCCTCGCCAGCGAGGCGCTAGCCAAGCGCCAGGGCCGCAAAGTCCTGGTCGTCATCACCGATGGCGGCGACACCATGAGCCAGGTGGATTACCAGCAGGCGCTGCGCGCGGCGCAAGAATCGGAGGCGATCATCTATTCCATCATCGTCGTCCCCATCGAATCGAGCGCGGGACGCAACACCGGCGGCGAGCACGCGCTCATCCAGTTCTCCGAAGACACCGGCGGACGCTACTACTACGCCAAGTCGCTGCCCGAACTCGATAAAGTCTTCCGGCAGATCAGCGAGCAGTTGCGCACGCAATACCTGCTCGGCTTCTATCCCAAGGCGCGCCAGGCGGATTCAGACTTCCGCCGCCTCGCCGTCACATTAGCGCCGGCGCCGGCAGCGGGCGGCGCTGCGGCGGACGACTTGAACCAGATGCGCGCACGGCACCGGACGGGGTACTACATTTCGCGTCCGCATTGAGGCTGGGCGATTGGGGTAGAATGCGGCCATGGCTTTCCGCAATCCGAACCCTTTGACCTCGCGGAGCACCACCAAATCGAAGCTGCCACCACCGGATGAGACCGGGCAGGAAGCGCAGTACCTCAAAGCCCTGGGCGAGAAGCAGACGCCAGTGGCGGTGAAGCTGCTTGATGGCGAGGTCGTACGCGGCTGGGTCGAGTACTACGACCAGCGCATGATCCGCCTGACGCGCGATGGCCAGCCCAACCTGTTCATTTTCAAGCACGACATCATGTACATCTCGGAAGAGACTGGGCGTAGGCGCTGAGCGGCGTCGAGGTTCGAGAAGGCGGTCCCGCCCGGCGGGGCCGCCTGCGTTTGCTTTAGACTGTCTTTGTCTTGAGCTCCGGGTGGCTCCCCTCATGTCCGGCGACTTCCTTCCTTTCATCGAGCAGATCGCGCGCGAGGCCGGCGCGTTGCTGATGCGGCACTTCAAGGCCAAGGCCAAGGTCCAGATCGAATACAAAGGCGACGTGGACCTGGTGACGGTGGCGGACCGCGAGTCCGAAGCGCTGATCGTGGGACGCATCCGCGAGCGCTTTCCGAAGCA
Above is a window of Acidobacteriota bacterium DNA encoding:
- a CDS encoding molybdenum cofactor biosynthesis protein MoaE; amino-acid sequence: MRGNSGILLSVQVRVLFFGMLKDIAGGGEQRLTLADGARLADALAECEQQWPKLTDYLAATAVAINQEFAPVESRLKDGDEIALLPPVSGGAPPKAPPGEPLVRMQRERIVPHDIVPKLERPEDGAVVIFDGIVRNHSRGRETKYLEYDAYEPMALKQLEQLAAEARQKFAIRNVAIVHRLGKLEIGESSVLIVVFSAHRAAAFEACRWLIDTLKQTVPIWKKEFFADGAVWAPGEAFPEAIPTAGKGAK
- a CDS encoding VWA domain-containing protein, which translates into the protein MKTCRHFAVATVLLALVLPGVAQNDAPDGAQNNTQDSAPQSNSQGNPPAVYTQKTEEQKGDPQPTFKVDVKLVNVYVTVTDAHGAPVGGLVKDDFRLAEDGVPQDIRVFAKESELPLSIVLAVDSSLSVRTSLKLELESARRFIHEIMRRQDALSLYQFSEQVDELVHFTSDLRTIDRGIDRVHVGSATALFDAVFLASEALAKRQGRKVLVVITDGGDTMSQVDYQQALRAAQESEAIIYSIIVVPIESSAGRNTGGEHALIQFSEDTGGRYYYAKSLPELDKVFRQISEQLRTQYLLGFYPKARQADSDFRRLAVTLAPAPAAGGAAADDLNQMRARHRTGYYISRPH
- a CDS encoding RNA chaperone Hfq, coding for MAFRNPNPLTSRSTTKSKLPPPDETGQEAQYLKALGEKQTPVAVKLLDGEVVRGWVEYYDQRMIRLTRDGQPNLFIFKHDIMYISEETGRRR